Part of the Quercus lobata isolate SW786 chromosome 6, ValleyOak3.0 Primary Assembly, whole genome shotgun sequence genome, CCGTTCACCTGAGGAGTGCCATAATTTCCAGAAGTTTGTGATTGGTCAGATCTCCATGCTGCATTTCCATATCCAGAATTTCCATTTGCCTCACCATAGCCACTTCCCATGTAGCCACCACCAGACCCTTGTAGATCACCCCCACCTTGACTACCAGCATTGTTATTTGGGACACTCCCAGAACGCCCCCCAACTGCACCGTACCCACTAGGATTCCCATAAGACCCATCACTTCCACCATATCCACCATAGCCATAACCTTGATTCCCATAACCAGTGGCTCCACTCGGTGACTGACCCGCAGGTGCAGACCCTGGGCCACCACTAGCAGCACCAGTGCTGCCACTTTGAGCACCCCAAGGAGTAGTATTCCCATAACCCATGGCACCATATCCAGATGGAGATTGAGTGCTCCATGAACTTCTAGGAGCACCTGGTGGACCACTTCCATAACCAGCATTAGGGACATTGGGGTTTCCATATGCCGCACCAGCAGGTCCACCATAGCCAGTATTGGCACCAGCATAACTACCATAACCACCATAACTAATGCCATTATTGGCAGGAGCATACCCATAGCCAGCTGCACTATACCCAGAAGAACCATAAGGAGGAAAACCACCCCCAGTACTCTGTTGCTGCATGTACCTACTTGAATCCATTCGACCATCATATGAATTTGGATTGCCACCAGACACCCCATAGCTCTGATAACCACTACCAACTGCACCACCACCACCTGCCCCGCCACCCATAGCACGGTTACCACCACCAGGATTGGCATCTTTAGGAAGAGCCCGCTTTACTTCTACTTGCTTACCATtcaaatcatgaaaatttttgtgcAAAACCCTATCAACAGACTCCTCTGTGTCAAAGGTAATAAACCCAAACCCACGAGGGCGTCCAG contains:
- the LOC115994322 gene encoding heterogeneous nuclear ribonucleoprotein 1, with product MDSDQGKLFIGGISWETTEEKLKEYFENYGDVVQTVVMRDKTTGRPRGFGFVVFADPSILDRVLQDKHTIDARTVEAKRALSREEQQTSAKAGNPNFARNSGGGGAFRTKKIFVGGLPPTLSEEGFREYFQAYGHVTDVVVMYDQNTGRPRGFGFITFDTEESVDRVLHKNFHDLNGKQVEVKRALPKDANPGGGNRAMGGGAGGGGAVGSGYQSYGVSGGNPNSYDGRMDSSRYMQQQSTGGGFPPYGSSGYSAAGYGYAPANNGISYGGYGSYAGANTGYGGPAGAAYGNPNVPNAGYGSGPPGAPRSSWSTQSPSGYGAMGYGNTTPWGAQSGSTGAASGGPGSAPAGQSPSGATGYGNQGYGYGGYGGSDGSYGNPSGYGAVGGRSGSVPNNNAGSQGGGDLQGSGGGYMGSGYGEANGNSGYGNAAWRSDQSQTSGNYGTPQVNGPHGGQVGYGGYGSAQARAQQQ